Proteins co-encoded in one Prevotella sp. E13-27 genomic window:
- a CDS encoding DUF4292 domain-containing protein, whose product MKTLKSLMIAVAAVALSLTSCSTKKTQMKEVESIINKTDTLTQNEFLNLVNVSSEQKTPYVSSKVKFTLEVGPQKVNLTGNLRMKRDDVIRLQLMAFGFVEAGRMEFTKDYVLIVDRINKQYMKAPYKYIDFLRNSGINFYTLQALFWNELFIPGQEDVKTNDLSNFTTDMGGDEAVIYLERGKINYSWLANQKTGRIKMTNIMYRDPYEGNSQLNWNYDAYGSLDGKPFPSDMIVTLTTPKKEVKMSIKLNYMGSDRNWEPRTSVSANYHEVTADELLKRVMSSL is encoded by the coding sequence ATGAAGACCCTAAAATCACTGATGATTGCCGTTGCGGCAGTCGCACTGTCACTGACATCATGTAGCACGAAAAAGACACAGATGAAGGAAGTGGAGAGCATTATCAACAAGACTGACACGCTGACACAGAATGAGTTCCTGAACCTGGTGAACGTGTCATCTGAACAGAAGACACCGTATGTATCGTCGAAGGTGAAGTTCACCCTTGAGGTTGGTCCACAGAAAGTGAACCTCACAGGTAACCTGCGCATGAAGCGCGACGATGTCATAAGACTGCAGCTCATGGCATTCGGCTTTGTAGAGGCAGGACGCATGGAGTTTACGAAGGACTATGTGCTTATTGTTGACCGCATAAACAAGCAATACATGAAGGCTCCATACAAGTATATCGACTTCCTGCGCAACAGCGGCATTAACTTCTACACGCTGCAGGCACTCTTCTGGAACGAGCTGTTCATTCCCGGACAGGAGGACGTGAAGACCAACGACCTGTCAAACTTCACCACTGACATGGGTGGCGACGAGGCCGTCATCTACCTCGAGCGCGGAAAGATAAACTACAGTTGGCTGGCGAACCAGAAGACTGGTCGAATAAAGATGACGAACATCATGTACCGTGATCCTTACGAAGGCAACTCACAGCTCAACTGGAACTATGATGCCTATGGCTCACTGGACGGAAAGCCGTTCCCAAGCGACATGATCGTGACGCTCACCACACCAAAGAAGGAGGTGAAGATGAGCATCAAGCTGAACTACATGGGCTCTGACAGAAACTGGGAGCCACGCACAAGTGTGTCGGCAAACTACCATGAGGTGACTGCCGACGAGCTGCTGAAGAGGGTGATGTCGAGCCTATAA